Part of the Vigna angularis cultivar LongXiaoDou No.4 chromosome 1, ASM1680809v1, whole genome shotgun sequence genome, AAGGAATAAAAAATGAGGGTTTTGTTTGAACAACCTTCCCCATAAAGGTTTctatgagagaaaaataagaagaaaaattgaaataaatttctcCATAAATTAAATCAGTTTACATGTTAGCTAATTTGCACAAACTCTCATATAGTTCtctaactttttaatttttgcataagttaattttaatttatagaaagaCTTGTTTCATTTTcgctttctatttttttcttctaaaagcATTTATGAAGATGTTTGTCCAAATAGATACTAGAAAGCTTTGATTGCAAGCTACATTGGAACTCATAGGGTAATGCACcttaattttctttgttttttatggaGTTTAACTACATACACTCCTGTTTGTGATCCAACACATTTTAGGTTAACTTAATGTCACTTGGTAAAAATTTGGATGAGTACTTTTACTATGCACGGGTTTATCAAACTGCACCTTTGGCATATTGGCAATGGTATATATGGTACTTTTATTCGAAGCAAGGGTGCAACTGGAAAACAAGAGTAAATATGGTTTGACATTTGCCAAATGTGAATCTGAACAACTGTTTGATTGCATTAGTGGAGTTTATTCAAGTTTATCTAATGTAAACATCGTTGCAAAATTTATTGTGCTTGTTTAATTCATCACATTTAATTAAGACCGTTAGTTATTGTTTCTTTAAAGCTTCAATTTTTTCGTGCCTATTCATAATCTTTGgtcaatcaaataaaatatctttttatcaGTTTAATGCAGGGACGTAATATGAAACACTGATTAGGAAAAAAATCCGTGACACATGCTCAAAATTACCTGTGTGTGCATTTGTTGCATTGTTCCTAAGTTTGCATCTTTAAAACCTTTAGAAATAAGTGATGTCTTTTCATATCTTACctgtttctttttcctttaaattcCATTCCTATTCTTATCCTTCCTTAGAGAAATAAACAGGATAAAAGTGAACCATGATCTGTAATATGTATTTTCCCACTTCTCCCAAGAAGGCTTTTACCTGGAAGTTGTTATATATAAGATAGTGCATTGCATAGAACATATAATCGAATAGATGTCTGCGTCATAGTTATATGAACTTCGTTCATGTGAACCCTTTTGGAGGAACTGACCAGAGTGGTATGTATTTAATATATGTAAGTGTCTTCAATGGCAGGGTGATAATCTTGTAGAAACTCTTCGGACTCATGAGATCTCAGATCGGCGTGTCTGTGTCAAGTGGTGGAAAGTTGGTAGATGGTTCTATGGCTTCCGTATGAGGGATGAAACACATTCTCGGTGGGTTTCTTTGGCAGATTTGGCAgcagaagatgatgaacatGTTTTGGGAGTGCTTCGCCGAGGTACTATTCATGAGGTTTTACGTGTTCAAATCTCTGTGATTGGTCGTAAATCAGCACATTGGTCCCACAGATTGGAATAGAAAGTTATAGGGAGATCACATAAGGCAGTGATAGCTATCAGTAATTCAGTTTCATTGTGTATAGTTTGTTTTCAAACTCTGTTGTCGTAATACATACAAAGAATGTCATCAAAGATAATACAATAACAAGTTCATAATGCTTATTGGCATATTTGAACTTCCAATCTTGTTGTATATAACTATGAATTCACAAACTTGATTTATGGCAGCaccttataaaataaataaataaaaaaggctTGAAGGTTTGTTTACGTTACTTGTTACGCTGATTTAGTAGTTTTGTTGTTGTATACAGATACTGCAAATTAGACCTTTCATTTCATGTGAATTATTCTCAAGCTGATTGTGATAGCTGACCACAAAACGGGTCCTTTTTAATGCTTGGACATAACCTTCATGCACCGTtaacattttctctttattctTGGTTATTGGATTTTAGTTAGTATCCTTTCAAAGTATTAGAAGATAAACAGAATTGGTAGTGTTTTATTCGTTGTAGAAAATGCTATAGCTTGCGTAGGGAAAATGCTCGTTTTGTGGTTGAGAAGTGTAATCGTTAGTAATTGCAGCATTGGCTTCTAATTCCAATGACTTTACTCATATATTACACGAATGTAATTAAAGGCTTTAATGCATCAGTAACATGACAttctatttgtatttttgtgggagtatgtataatgaaaaatttgaaatcatttatagCACGAATGTCATGTAAAGTAATACAACCGAGTCTTCAAGGGGAAACAGATTTACAAAATAATCAACACAACTGAAGCAACACATCAAGTCATCTACACACTCTTAACAATTTCCGACCACACTAACTTTATAAACAATGCAACTATAAACGAAGACGTGAATAAATACGCAGAATGCACGATCCATGTTCTTTCCATCTACTTGGGAACTCGACTATGAAGGCTGTAAGCTGAAATCCAAATGAGCAAGACTGTCACAATGCTTCCAAACAAAGCCACTGCTACGGAGGCACCAACATGTCTACAGAACTTATCATAAACATTACAAATTTTGTCCCAGTTCACATGCTTGTTACCCTTCAAACCCACATACGCTACACCCCCAGCTGTGCCTATTGCTGAGGCTATTATCCCCAATATAAGCTGCAAAGAAGCATGGTCATTCAATCATTTGTTATGCTTTTGATGTATATAAATGAAAGCAAGCAagttgaagaaaagaggaattGCAAAGGTGAAGAAAAATGGTTTATTGGATTAATTACCGCATCCCATAAGATAAAGTAGAGGAGCAACTTTGCTTTAAGTGCTGGATTTTTAATGGCATAGAGTGATGCAAGAGTTGTAATGATACTGTAAAGGCCTGCAACGGACAAAGCAGCCACAAAGTATCTGCATGTATGTACACATTACGTGTCAAATGGCAGCTCCATAACAGCAAGGGGTATTAAGAAGACttgtttgaaaaaaagtatCCGTGAGAATAATCCATTATGTACTAATAAATAAGCTGATATTGTATATGCAGATGGAAGACTTTtgatttataaatacaataaaagaaTGCCTAAAGATCATGACATCAGGAAATTAGAACAGAGGTAAAACAATAAACATGCATCATGGACGACTTTGACTCATCCTTATTATGGCTTGGAACTCGTCTAAATTTAGGTGCTACATTAAGTAACAAAACGAGTACAAAAAACTAAGGTTAAGCATGAACAGTCAAAGCTTACGAAGCACGACGGAAGTTTAAAATTTCCATGCCTGTTCACAAAGAAAAATACCAATTTCCTGGAAGCACTTTGTCATATGGTGATATCAAAAAGTAGATaaaatttcaaagttttaaCGTACGCCAACAATTCCCCACCAACCATTTCTCATCgaatattaatatatgtaacACTGAAGAAAATCAACAAGTTCGTCCGAAAAGGTTTTCTGACAATACTTTTGGAAATACTATGAAAAACAGAAAGAAAGCAGAACCCTAAAATGGGACAAAAATAATACATAGATAGCGTTGCTTCTTCCTTTGAAACCCCATCTAATGGCTGAAACATTGGAACCTGTATGTCCTTTTGTCGTTTACATCTAATTAAGGAAGGTAGAAGCATCCCTTATCTGGGTCTACCAATTTCTGGCTAGAAACATAAGCACAAACCTGGATACCCCTACATCCCTATTTAACTCTCATAAAGTTAAggactttaatttttatcacaTATAAGGAAAGGTTGATGAGCTAACTTACACAAAGGCTGGTGAGTATCTGAACTTGGCTGGCCGTGGCCGGGGAAGATATTTAGTTTCATTACCAGTGACAATCACCACAACAGACACCAATGATGCTGCAAACAACAAAAACCTTAGGATGACATCAAACTTAAATAAATCAACACCAACAGCTGCATGAGCTGATGAAGTTGGTCTGCTGTATTCGGTGTCTACAGGTTTGTCTGTAGAAGCCATGTTGGTTTGCAGTGTAGCTTGCTAACTTGGTTTTTTTTATAAGGATATGGTTGAACAATGATATTGTGCAGATATATATAGGTGGATAGGGACTCGAGGAAAAGGAAATGAAAGCAGaaaagtttaaaaacaaaatgagttGGAGTTTCCTGCACGTTAGAGTTGGTTTGAACAGTTGCTTGTTAGTTGGTGTGGACGTGTGATTGTATGAGCCTCGCACACATCATGGTCTAATGttagaatattttatatatgtggGAAATCTCAAGCTTTTCATATGGAAAATCAATATACATAATGTAGACTTTGTTTCAAACAACAGATATTTCGGGTTGGCAGCTAAATAACTTGCTTATTGTAATCTTAGATTCTGATTTTGTCTGTATTATTATATGTTCATTTGTCTACACTGCATAGACAATTTGAGTGTTACATCTATGACCACTTGGTTGGTAATTTCTGGTTGGAGGATAAGAACTGATTGTCTTAAGTGACATCATGCAGAACATGTTAAATCAATCATTTTGGTTTCACCCAATCATGATTTCTACAAGTTTATCCAGAATCAAAGTTGCAGTTATAGCATAGATTCTGATTTCACCCTCATTATATATAGAATTAATAGACTATTACTGTGCTAATTGATTTTGAGACAAACACTTTTACACAAAGCCATCACCACAATAATTTGGTGATAAACAAAGAGATAAAGAATGACTAGACATCACAAACCCTGAACAAGTTAAtcttaaattatagaaaaagttTGGTTCTTCATAAAAGCTTTATATATTTGTGATGATATCTGTGATTTCCTATTTTCTGTCTACAgacatgaaattaaaaaaaacaaaaacacgtactcttgaaaagaataaaaaacaaattgtaTATATCCAGTAGTTTGAAATACATAAGTAATTTTGACTTTATTTTGTCAGTCAAAAGAtgagatatttttttttgtaaatttgactggtatataaaataaagggtTGTATTACAGAGCATGAATCGGCATGTTAGTTAGAGTGAAATTGGATTCAGAATTTCTGAATAAGATTTTACATGAGTCCTGaaaatactttattaaaaataattagttagcTATTATTCTTTGATAatactatagaaaataaaatagtataataattaattgaaagttgagattataataaaatactataaatcaatttaatttataggTATACaattttttccaaaaatatttaataaaaaattatttcctttAATAAAAAGGTGTTGATGTGACACAAAATAGATTTTGTATTgaatatttgtttgaaaaattttcctattcatataaattattaaactgttacaattttaaattattatcctCGTTGTCAACAAATGTGActacacatatttttttaagtgcATTTTCCCATTcaaaaggaatttttttttcatatatatatatatatagtctctGAATTACTTATGAAACTTAAGATTATAGAGTCCAGGGagaattttatataataacttTGATTTCGCAGATTCAtagaaaatattacaataaaaaaatacccAAAGAACagtagaaaaatatatatatatccatatTGCGTGCTTGTGTAAGTTTTATAAACCTTCACCTTCGTCTTGAAGAtaaacatagaaaaatattatactcCGTATAAAAATACTATATTCAATTagaaatcttttatatatatatataaagaaaaaaataatgtaaattgcGCGTGGCTGCTGCATGTTCTAGAagctttttctttccttcttgaTTTTTTGGTGGGTCATGTAGAAGAAGCAATTGTGGAATACtgtattctttttcttaattttatcaacATACTtcgattattttttatattaataatttgtttgagATAGCTTTATGTGAAACATGGAAAACATAACTAAAGCTTGTAATTATCTTATAATTTTCTATGGgtcttaaaatatcttaaaaaaaacaaaagaaagtgaaaaagagtAAAAGgatctcctttttcttctttcaaattttcttttcttttcgtTGTTTCATTAATTTACACAAAAGCATTTACCTGTAATGTCTGCCATGTATGAATTTGAAATTGGACCATGAAAAAGGAAGCAAAGGAATTCAATTATGGGTTCTACAAATGAAGAACATTAATTGAGGAATGTCGTGTGGATAACGTCACAATGGGataagttttaagtttgaagTTGTAGAAATCTTCCATATATAAGCATGTTCCCATTAAGTATGAACACAGCTTACGCAATCGAATTGACAACTGGTTTTGGTCATCTTCATCCAACTCAATCACCAAGTTCCtatatttaatacaattattcaATCAATGCCTTCAAATAAACAGCAAAGTTGACCTATACATTGTATTCAATATACTAAACCAACATGAATTTTGGGATTATGAATCATCAAGTGTTTCACCATAGAACTGGAAATGTCTTTATCAATGCTTAATATGTTCAAGTTTCGTGAAGATTGAAGTTTGAcatatactatttttaataataatattatattaaaagtgtCGAATTTGAAACGTTTACTTTGTAGAATTGGGTTTctccaataattttttttacacaactggataattaagaaaatgaattatttattaaattaacaatACATTGAAGTTTATGGTAAGAGtgcatttgaaaaaaaaatcatattttttcaCTTCTAACTATGATGCCTACGTTAGCGTTCTAAAggtgaagaaaaataaacatcCCATTTTAAgcctaattaatattttactctggaataaaatataaacaaaaatatttaatttacacCAGTCAAAAAATAGTAAACATCACTTAATCTCATTAATCTCAATTTAAAATGGTTATTTTCCTAAAACCTCATTAAAACTTGATGTCACgagtaaaaacaaatataaaatataaccaTTATTGAATAAAGTTTGAGTCGtgctttatattttaaaaaattatttatcgtagattttatttatatgataaaattgCATTTATTCTATGTAACTGGCAtgctatattttttaaatttcaattgtCCTATTTAAGTTttcagataattttttttgttactaataaatattttatttttatcaaaaattaataaagacaaaataataataatagatgtAATCACAATATAGATTTCATCAAATCATAAATTACCATCTTTGATCCCTTTTTTCTTCCcgaaataattttcatatttctattagtatttttttttcataaagttAATGATGTCATGATAAAGTGAACTTTTTAAATCAACATTATCCCAGTATATATAACAAACTGAAATATAAAAAGCCATAACCTagcaataacaaaaacaaaagtaattgtaagaattataaataaaaatactatatttataagaactaaatataaaaacaacatatttaaagaactaaaaataaaatgtattatatttagaaagaaaaatttaagaatcacaataaaattaaatgacaaaTAACTTGAAATAGAGAAAGataattaatatctataatgatttatataataaccatttatattatgaaaatagataatatgataattaaatttaaaaagttgcaTCTATTTTGAGACTATCTttcttgtttgatttttttttaaaattaattatgattgttAGACAACTTAAAaggtatttataataatttttagtttctaacactatctcataattaaaaataatttgaaagatAAAGTTTACGTCCATTTTGTATATTATGAAATtgacttttttataattaatgtaagaTTTCTAACACACTTTCTCAAGTCGAGATATATATATCTCGAGTACTAGACTATACAGTAATAATGATTTGATAACAAGTGATACAGTAAAcccaaaaaataacaaatattattatgataGATTCAAACTCATGGATCTGGTATCATGTTAagatgtaaattttaattttaactcaatCTCACACAATTAGCTTCAAAATGAGATTTGCATtaactttatataataaaaaattatcttatctCTAGTTAATACGAAATCTCCAACAAATAATTCACtcaatccattttttttcttttacttaaaaaattcttttatgaattttaatctttaatatattcttaaattgttgCCATTAGTCTCacgtttttaaaatatttagagtaATATGTCATTGTGAATTAAGCTCACCAAAACATTTAATTGTGTCTTcaaaatataaaggaaaaataataggagcattaatcaatataaaattatagttaaaaataaataaaacttgttgacaaagaaaattttgtttcaagtGAAAATGTTAATATCATAAATGAATAGAAATGTAGTATGAAGAAAAAGTCTACAAATAGGACGTTACCGCTTTccataaaacaagaaaatgaaaGGCACATGTGAGAGATAAATCAAATACAGCATTTAAATGAAGGGGTTGGCAAGTATATATGTCCCAAACCTTAGGTAAGattatgatttttgttattcaatctttttactaaattatacaaaccttaatttgaattttcaaagattaaaagaattattaaattCGCAAGTTTATCTACAccatatattattcttttttacatttcacacttttaagcttagtttgtttctgaaaatgaatttgagtgaattaaaaaaaaatgtgaagttgtttggattaagaaaaaaacaaaaaaaaaacgaaaatacagtttATGAAAAGTTAGtgagtaatataatatttgatagataaaaaatgtttaatttttttaaaactaaggAGAAAGGAGAATTGATAGTTATAGATGAGGAGGAAAGTTATATCCTGTATTATTTTGAGAGTGAGATTCATTTTTGTGAGTGTTTGTGAATCAGTCATTTAGGTTATAGTTATAATCAAGTACGagagttaattaaaaaaatcacacagtctcaaaaaaataattgaacatttcaaaatataatgaCTTATTTAGGTGAAACtctattttacaaaatcaacatacatgtttttctttgaaaaattaattatttttttactctaAGATATTTTCCTAGAATTAATCATTTTAGCACaaaaattttttcttttacgaaAAGCTAAAACTGAATATTATCCTCAATTACTACAAAAATATCCAATTTTATCAGGGGTTTTTTGTTACGTTTTCGGGGTTAAAACACCTCCTAAATAGGTTTCTCACGGTTACGAAAATCACTGGAAAAAACAGCGTCATAATTACCGGCGATTTTTTGAAAACCGCTTCTATTTttggggttttcaaaatgttaatctctttggcaagtgtaccaaatcgttaagtaataaaccgtggtaagatCAGGTATCGTTTTctcaagagactcgtaatactagaaaattatgcgattaacaactcatctagactcaagaacaactcatcatttaagaatatgtgcaaaaagataaattcacaagtaattacaaggttggactttggtattgaaggcacttggaaatggaaaagactagaaatggtatgaaatgacattg contains:
- the LOC108347636 gene encoding CASP-like protein 1D1, yielding MASTDKPVDTEYSRPTSSAHAAVGVDLFKFDVILRFLLFAASLVSVVVIVTGNETKYLPRPRPAKFRYSPAFVYFVAALSVAGLYSIITTLASLYAIKNPALKAKLLLYFILWDALILGIIASAIGTAGGVAYVGLKGNKHVNWDKICNVYDKFCRHVGASVAVALFGSIVTVLLIWISAYSLHSRVPK